One genomic region from Epinephelus fuscoguttatus linkage group LG8, E.fuscoguttatus.final_Chr_v1 encodes:
- the pogzb gene encoding uncharacterized protein pogzb isoform X3 codes for MDTELFMECEEEELEPWQQVDDNVEEDDMDFFDSYCEPVEDSMSPLPASETPPPRTPPPVTPPTASPPVQIVCSSVRPAPPTPSVITSSSSVSHLPASSTPTAAQTLVAQTHQGPLFLTQTPGGTFLLPAAPGTHNAQPILLTTQGFPMMNHGTPLVLNLQPGQTVQPLTLIQSPSLGQLVRPSVGVSPVLPQGQAIQTRPGPAPSRGPTQPGSTFTTMQLPATLTIRTSTPAPVNLQMTQVGGASSLKVGGSPALPSGSANGVTRITFSRAAPGPAPSVVTTPGVTSSAPTSDPTRVVMSVEEFYYGTYEGDLSLRKPQPLGIKTCTFTCQSCSHLAENNLRLMQHMLQHSELIGARGAGDERTCCRFCYRQFSSRSQLQSHQEQVHGPTLSSSMCRICEWAFENEPAFLNHMKSNHKPGEMPYVCQVCSFRSSFYSDVVQHFASFHRESRFLLCVFCLKVTRNPTSYQQHLLKHQVNQAFHCNRCRLQFVFLKDKMQHKLENHRSFRRPARLDGLPPGSKVTIRTYGKIRSLGSGGSRPFQSPASLIQPINIKTEKSPTQRSPPFQKSPRSPTKKPVSRRVHNRSSSYDGDRLVCLECGTDASDFSAHYPTHVTCLLCPYSSCCSRAYATHMIHHHVPPSKDKVLPLHRLPPPCVFLLQCSNCEYKPHTADQMADHLLMNPDHYRATCRTRTYIEPDIQFCHSEDQRSEERETAQNKDLPDPSWRLAECWKNPSASNSSKSPIMSFTQTSGPRHFLSKNTDAIDFFNLLFPSALVELITNETNTHVKTSQFLGACYPDWVPVTTHEIKGFIGLVILMGIQNLPDLSHYWSWNHYDNSYTFYRAMSFKRFKQIAASIRMGSFATDEYRGISNPSDPLHIFRQMLDILGGAMWDAYKPNCCLSIDRALLPSLEEEHCNAKGNPKTQPQVWLLCDSKSGYCHRFFIQVGEKVGQEPGFTVVPELVKDLEDKHHQLYLANSLTSVPLMQKLLDQGIYASSSFPPRNSILPKELWEEGQLEKPGDFLQRQFGPLLATRWRDTKEMGCLSTNAAPGEQDTVWRRSQTKAGELDPIARPIAFSLLQENMRGVDICKQLLACNPLGGITQDRHWRSLFWFLVNLSIVNAFIVLRESRKENPPAWVQDGLFTQVNFRKRLGNQLAKCAQKYFETMEIASSRGMRVEAPEEKVKERHRMVKLSAISKRCKNCNLKNIRHESVYGCVICQANLCNQSNCFWEYHGLSPVNKGSAKVGFIKDKISRKSSDEDSDTSWEPDTSPPVSKRPRTEEQQDSTSSGEESYSPNRSRSSASRRPRGRGRGRGRGRGRGRGRWRGRWRGSHSQTRLSTSTSGEKWNDADDLDITPPQPTFKPSRPPGPQLKCSYPYTALQLFQLFFTNSILKTVIQNTNEFGLRHHSTRTDPWINLTLQDMFSFMSLVIFMGVVVCPTYTDYWRGGNLYSLKFPRWVMTSKMFERICKSLHLSSSVKEAANRRRRGTAAFDHLCKIKPLYKEMREACKKSYHPNQEIAIDEQMVAPSSHTGLKQYVKDKPVCRGYKLFILVDSKSGYTWDFLVHKGNIQGNSGKGLSYEPVMELMDTQRLGTGYKLFVDSFFTSSTLFRDLLHKRIWACGTIRRNRIEYPKTNDNSLDSKSPCGSIRWIRKDSVLFVHWRNQRDIFICSTLHTAHEKDIVQRRVQGADGHSVLKDIPVPLAVKDYSRCTSRVDLTDSLDRYYTILHKTRKWYKWFFYHFLDIAIVNAFLLHKEIAKVQGWLPKTQKVFRETLAQELAEAGSTADEPPPPPDAPHHRPVHISGHSTTGRLKCRHCQMKTPVKCSSCDVPLCLIPGRDCYNTWHDAQKL; via the exons ATGGATACGGAGTTGTTTATggagtgtgaggaggaggagctggagccaTGGCAACAGGTGGACGACAATGTGGAGGAAGATGACATGGACTTCTTCGACAGCTATTGCGAGCCag TGGAGGACTCTATGTCTCCTCTTCCAGCATCTGAGACTCCGCCCCCCAGGACTCCTCCACCTGtcacacctccaacag CTTCACCTCCTGTTCAGATCGTCTGCTCCTCTGTGAGGCCTGCTCCTCCTACTCCCTCCGTcatcacctcctcttcctctgtctcacacCTCCCCGCCTCCTCCACGCCTACAGCAGCTCAGACCCTGGTGGCTCAGACCCATCAGGGGCCCCTCTTCCTGACGCAGACGCCAGGTGGGACGTTTCTCCTCCCAGCAGCCCCCGGGACACACAACGCCCAGCCCATCCTCCTCACCACACAG GGTTTCCCGATGATGAACCACGGCACCCCTCTGGTGTTGAACCTGCAGCCGGGGCAGACGGTCCAGCCGCTCACCTTGATCCAGT CCCCGTCGTTGGGTCAGTTGGTGCGGCCCAGCGTAGGCGTGTCTCCAGTCCTCCCTCAGGGCCAGGCAATCCAGACCAGACcaggccccgccccctccagaGGCCCCACCCAGCCTGGCTCCACCTTCACCACCATGCAGCTGCCCGCCACGCTGACCATCCGCACCAGCACGCCAGCACCTG TTAACCTTCAGATGACCCAGGTGGGCGGAGCCAGCTCCCTGAAGGTGGGAGGTTCCCCCGCCCTTCCCTCTGGCTCGGCCAATGGAGTCACCAGAATCACGTTCAGCCGCG CAGCTCCTGGCCCCGCCCCCTCTGTCGTCACCACCCCaggtgtgacatcatcagcgcCGACGTCCGACCCCACCAGAGTGGTGATGAGTGTGGAGGAGTTTTACTACGGAACTTATGAGGGCGACTTGAGTCTGAGGAAACCTCAACCACTGGGGATCAAGACCTGCACTTTCACCTGCCAGAGCTGCTCACACCTGGCTGAGAACAACCTGAG gttgaTGCAGCACATGCTCCAGCACTCAGAGCTGATTGGAGCACGAGGAGCAGGTGATGAGAGGACGTGCTGCAGGTTCTGTTACCGACAGTTCTCGTCTCGCAGTCAGCTGCAGAGCCACCAGGAGCAGGTGCATGGCCCCACCCTCTCCTCCA GTATGTGTCGTATTTGTGAGTGGGCGTTTGAGAACGAGCCGGCCTTCTTGAACCACATGAAGTCCAACCACAAACCAGGAGAGATGCCCTACGTCTGCCAA GTGTGTTCGTTTCGCTCGTCCTTCTACTCGGACGTAGTGCAGCACTTCGCCAGCTTTCACAGAGAGTCTCGCTtcctgttgtgtgttttctgcctGAAAGTGACCAGAAACCCCACCAGCTACCAGCAGCACCTGCTGAAACACCAG GTCAACCAGGCCTTCCACTGTAACAGGTGTCGTCTTCAGTTCGTCTTCCTGAAGgacaaaatgcagcacaaactgGAAAACCACCGCAGCTTCCGGCGACCTGCGAGGCTCGACGGACTGCCaccagggtcaaag GTGACGATCAGGACTTACGGGAAGATTAGGTCTCTGGGATCAGGAGGTAGCCGACCTTTCCAGAGCCCCGCCTCCCTCATCCAGCCAATCAACATCAAGACAGAGAAGTCTCCGACCCAGAGGAGCCCTCCCTTCCAGAAATCACCTCGATCACCAACCAAGAAACCGGTCAGCCGCAGAGTCCACAACAG GTCTTCCTCATATGATGGAGACCGGTTGGTGTGTTTGGAGTGTGGAACCGACGCCTCTGACTTCTCGGCTCACTACCCAACTCACGTGACCTGTCTCCTGTGTCCctacagcagctgctgctccaGGGCCTACGCTACCCACATGATCCA tcACCACGTGCCGCCATCCAAAGACAAAGTTCTTCCTCTGCACCGACTGCCTCCTCCATG tgtgttccTGCTGCAGTGCTCTAACTGTGAATACAAGCCTCACACTGCAGATCAGATGGCTGACCACCTGCTGATGAACCCAGATCACTACAGGGCCACCTGTCGAACCAGGA CCTACATTGAACCTGACATCCAGTTCTGCCACAGTGAAGATCAGCGCTCAGAAGAGAGGGAAACAGCCCAGAACAAGGACTTGCCTGATCCATCCTGGAGGTTAGCAGAGTGTTGGAAAAATCCATCAGCGAGCAACAGCTCCAAGTCCCCCATCATGTCGTTCACACAGACCAGTGGGCCTCGTCACTTCCTGTCCAAGAACACAGACGCCATCGACTTCTTTAACCTGCTCTTTCCTTCAGCACTTGTAGAGCTGATCACCAACGAGACCAACACCCATGTCAAGACCTCTCAGTTCCTGGGCGCCTGCTACCCAGACTGGGTCCCTGTCACAACCCATGAGATCAAAGGTTTCATCGGCCTGGTCATTCTGATGGGGATCCAGAATCTTCCTGACCTTTCACATTACTGGTCCTGGAATCACTACGACAATAGCTATACCTTCTACCGCGCCATGAGCTTCAAACGCTTCAAGCAGATTGCTGCCAGTATCCGCATGGGCAGCTTTGCCACAGATGAGTATCGTGGCATCAGTAACCCCAGTGACCCGCTGCACATCTTCAGGCAGATGCTGGATATTCTGGGTGGAGCTATGTGGGACGCCTACAAGCCGAATTGCTGCCTGAGCATCGACAGAGCGCTACTGCCCAGCTTGGAGGAGGAGCACTGCAATGCCAAAGGGAATCCAAAGACCCAACCTCAGGTGTGGCTGCTCTGTGATTCCAAGTCCGGCTACTGCCACCGCTTCTTCATCCAGGTGGGGGAGAAGGTGGGCCAGGAGCCGGGCTTCACTGTGGTGCCGGAGCTGGTGAAGGATCTGGAGGACAAACACCACCAACTTTACCTGGCTAATTCGCTTACGTCTGTCCCACTCATGCAGAAGCTTCTGGATCAGGGCATCTATGCCTCCAGCTCCTTCCCTCCACGTAATTCCATCCTGCCCAAAGAGTTGTGGGAGGAGGGCCAGCTTGAGAAACCTGGGGACTTCCTGCAGAGACAGTTTGGCCCCCTGCTGGCCACTCGCTGGAGGGACACCAAAGAAATGGGCTGCCTGTCAACTAATGCAGCTCCAGGTGAACAGGACACTGTTTGGAGGAGGTCTCAGACCAAAGCGGGTGAACTGGACCCTATTGCCCGCCCCATAGCCTTCAGCCTCCTGCAGGAGAACATGCGAGGGGTTGACATCTGCAAACAGTTGCTAGCCTGCAACCCTCTGGGAGGAATCACTCAGGACCGACACTGGCGCAGCCTCTTTTGGTTTCTGGTCAACCTGAGCATTGTCAACGCCTTCATCGTACTGCGGGAGAGCCGCAAAGAGAACCCACCGGCCTGGGTGCAAGACGGCCTTTTCACTCAAGTTAACTTCAGAAAGCGATTGGGAAACCAGCTCGCCAAATGTGCTCAGAAATACTTTGAGACCATGGAGATTGCCAGCTCGCGCGGGATGAGGGTAGAGGCACCAGAGGAAAAGGTTAAAGAAAGACACAGGATGGTGAAGCTTAGCGCCATCTCCAAGAGGTGCAAGAACTGCAACTTGAAGAACATCCGCCATGAGAGTGTGTACGGCTGCGTCATCTGTCAAGCAAACCTGTGCAATCAGTCCAACTGCTTCTGGGAATATCACGGCCTGTCACCTGTAAACAAAG GATCAGCAAAGGTTGGATTTATCAAGGACAAAATAAG TAGAAAATCATCTGATGAAGATTCAGACACAAGTTGGGAACCGGATACTTCTCCTCCAGTCAGCAAGCGGCCACGtacagaggagcagcaggacAGTACCTCATCAGGAGAGGAGTCCTATTCCCCAAATCGCTCGAGAAGTAGTGCCAGCAGGAGACCAAGAGGCAGAGGACGGGGCAGAGGACGAGGACGAGGAcgagggagagggagatggagagggagatggagaggcAGCCACAGTCAAACTAGGTTGTCAACCAGTACATCTGGAGAGAAATGGAATGATGCTGACGACCTAGACATAACACCACCACAGCCCACCTTCAAACCCTCCCGTCCACCAGGACCCCAGCTCAAATGTTCATACCCATACACGGCCTTGCAGCTTTTCCAGCTCTTTTTTACTAACTCTATTTTAAAGACAGTAATTCAAAACACCAATGAGTTTGGCTTGAGGCACCACTCAACACGCACCGACCCATGGATCAATCTGACATTACAGgacatgttttcattcatgtccTTGGTCATCTTCATGGGTGTAGTAGTATGCCCCACATATACTGATTATTGGCGAGGGGGTAACCTCTATAGCTTGAAGTTCCCAAGATGGGTAATGACCAGTAAGATGTTTGAGAGGATCTGCAAGTCCCTTCACCTCAGTAGCTCAGTGAAGGAGGCTGctaacaggaggaggagaggcacaGCAGCCTTTGATCATCTTTGCAAAATAAAGCCCCTCTATAAGGAGATGAGGGAAGCCTGCAAAAAGAGCTATCATCCTAACCAGGAGATTGCCATTGATGAGCAAATGGTTGCCCCCAGCTCCCACACTGGGCTAAAACAGTATGTGAAAGATAAGCCTGTTTGCAGGGGATATAAACTCTTTATTTTGGTGGACTCCAAGAGTGGTTATACGTGGGACTTCCTTGTCCACAAGGGAAACATCCAGGGCAACAGTGGCAAGGGGCTCAGTTATGAGCCAGTGATGGAGCTAATGGACACACAAAGGCTGGGCACCGGCTACAAGCTCTTTGTCGACAGTTTTTTCACAAGTTCCACCCTTTTCCGTGACCTCCTTCATAAGAGGATCTGGGCGTGTGGAACCATCCGCAGGAACAGAATTGAATACCCCAAAACAAACGACAACAGTCTGGATTCAAAGTCTCCCTGCGGAAGTATACGGTGGATCAGGAAGGACTCTGTCCTCTTTGTCCATTGGCGAAACCAGAGGGACATCTTCATTTGTTCAACACTCCACACAGCTCATGAAAAGGACATAGTGCAAAGGAGAGTCCAAGGTGCTGATGGGCACTCCGTGCTGAAGGACATCCCTGTTCCACTAGCAGTGAAGGATTACAGCCG GTGCACAAGTAGAGTGGATCTCACTGACAGCCTGGATAGGTACTACACAATCCTCCACAAGACCAGGAAGTGGTATAAGTGGTTCTTTTATCATTTCCTGGACATTGCAATCGTGAATGCCTTTCTCCTCCACAAAGAAATTGCGAAGGTTCAAGGATGGCTACCTAAGACTCAAAAGGTGTTCAGAGAAACCCTCGCTCAGGAGCTGGCAGAGGCAGGGTCTACCGCTGATgaaccaccaccacctcctgacGCACCACATCACAGGCCAGTGCACATCAGTGGGCACAGCACCACCGGTCGGTTGAAGTGCAGGCACTGCCAAATGAAGACACCCGTGAAGTGCTCCTCCTGCGATGTACCGTTGTGCTTAATTCCCGGTCGTGATTGCTACAATACCTGGCATGATGCgcaaaaactgtaa
- the pogzb gene encoding uncharacterized protein pogzb isoform X4 yields MDTELFMECEEEELEPWQQVDDNVEEDDMDFFDSYCEPVEDSMSPLPASETPPPRTPPPVTPPTASPPVQIVCSSVRPAPPTPSVITSSSSVSHLPASSTPTAAQTLVAQTHQGPLFLTQTPGGTFLLPAAPGTHNAQPILLTTQGFPMMNHGTPLVLNLQPGQTVQPLTLIQSPSLGQLVRPSVGVSPVLPQGQAIQTRPGPAPSRGPTQPGSTFTTMQLPATLTIRTSTPAPVNLQMTQVGGASSLKVGGSPALPSGSANGVTRITFSRAAPGPAPSVVTTPGVTSSAPTSDPTRVVMSVEEFYYGTYEGDLSLRKPQPLGIKTCTFTCQSCSHLAENNLRLMQHMLQHSELIGARGAGDERTCCRFCYRQFSSRSQLQSHQEQVHGPTLSSSMCRICEWAFENEPAFLNHMKSNHKPGEMPYVCQVCSFRSSFYSDVVQHFASFHRESRFLLCVFCLKVTRNPTSYQQHLLKHQVNQAFHCNRCRLQFVFLKDKMQHKLENHRSFRRPARLDGLPPGSKVTIRTYGKIRSLGSGGSRPFQSPASLIQPINIKTEKSPTQRSPPFQKSPRSPTKKPVSRRVHNRSSSYDGDRLVCLECGTDASDFSAHYPTHVTCLLCPYSSCCSRAYATHMIHHHVPPSKDKVLPLHRLPPPCVFLLQCSNCEYKPHTADQMADHLLMNPDHYRATCRTRTYIEPDIQFCHSEDQRSEERETAQNKDLPDPSWRLAECWKNPSASNSSKSPIMSFTQTSGPRHFLSKNTDAIDFFNLLFPSALVELITNETNTHVKTSQFLGACYPDWVPVTTHEIKGFIGLVILMGIQNLPDLSHYWSWNHYDNSYTFYRAMSFKRFKQIAASIRMGSFATDEYRGISNPSDPLHIFRQMLDILGGAMWDAYKPNCCLSIDRALLPSLEEEHCNAKGNPKTQPQVWLLCDSKSGYCHRFFIQVGEKVGQEPGFTVVPELVKDLEDKHHQLYLANSLTSVPLMQKLLDQGIYASSSFPPRNSILPKELWEEGQLEKPGDFLQRQFGPLLATRWRDTKEMGCLSTNAAPGEQDTVWRRSQTKAGELDPIARPIAFSLLQENMRGVDICKQLLACNPLGGITQDRHWRSLFWFLVNLSIVNAFIVLRESRKENPPAWVQDGLFTQVNFRKRLGNQLAKCAQKYFETMEIASSRGMRVEAPEEKVKERHRMVKLSAISKRCKNCNLKNIRHESVYGCVICQANLCNQSNCFWEYHGLSPVNKGSAKVGFIKDKIRKSSDEDSDTSWEPDTSPPVSKRPRTEEQQDSTSSGEESYSPNRSRSSASRRPRGRGRGRGRGRGRGRGRWRGRWRGSHSQTRLSTSTSGEKWNDADDLDITPPQPTFKPSRPPGPQLKCSYPYTALQLFQLFFTNSILKTVIQNTNEFGLRHHSTRTDPWINLTLQDMFSFMSLVIFMGVVVCPTYTDYWRGGNLYSLKFPRWVMTSKMFERICKSLHLSSSVKEAANRRRRGTAAFDHLCKIKPLYKEMREACKKSYHPNQEIAIDEQMVAPSSHTGLKQYVKDKPVCRGYKLFILVDSKSGYTWDFLVHKGNIQGNSGKGLSYEPVMELMDTQRLGTGYKLFVDSFFTSSTLFRDLLHKRIWACGTIRRNRIEYPKTNDNSLDSKSPCGSIRWIRKDSVLFVHWRNQRDIFICSTLHTAHEKDIVQRRVQGADGHSVLKDIPVPLAVKDYSRCTSRVDLTDSLDRYYTILHKTRKWYKWFFYHFLDIAIVNAFLLHKEIAKVQGWLPKTQKVFRETLAQELAEAGSTADEPPPPPDAPHHRPVHISGHSTTGRLKCRHCQMKTPVKCSSCDVPLCLIPGRDCYNTWHDAQKL; encoded by the exons ATGGATACGGAGTTGTTTATggagtgtgaggaggaggagctggagccaTGGCAACAGGTGGACGACAATGTGGAGGAAGATGACATGGACTTCTTCGACAGCTATTGCGAGCCag TGGAGGACTCTATGTCTCCTCTTCCAGCATCTGAGACTCCGCCCCCCAGGACTCCTCCACCTGtcacacctccaacag CTTCACCTCCTGTTCAGATCGTCTGCTCCTCTGTGAGGCCTGCTCCTCCTACTCCCTCCGTcatcacctcctcttcctctgtctcacacCTCCCCGCCTCCTCCACGCCTACAGCAGCTCAGACCCTGGTGGCTCAGACCCATCAGGGGCCCCTCTTCCTGACGCAGACGCCAGGTGGGACGTTTCTCCTCCCAGCAGCCCCCGGGACACACAACGCCCAGCCCATCCTCCTCACCACACAG GGTTTCCCGATGATGAACCACGGCACCCCTCTGGTGTTGAACCTGCAGCCGGGGCAGACGGTCCAGCCGCTCACCTTGATCCAGT CCCCGTCGTTGGGTCAGTTGGTGCGGCCCAGCGTAGGCGTGTCTCCAGTCCTCCCTCAGGGCCAGGCAATCCAGACCAGACcaggccccgccccctccagaGGCCCCACCCAGCCTGGCTCCACCTTCACCACCATGCAGCTGCCCGCCACGCTGACCATCCGCACCAGCACGCCAGCACCTG TTAACCTTCAGATGACCCAGGTGGGCGGAGCCAGCTCCCTGAAGGTGGGAGGTTCCCCCGCCCTTCCCTCTGGCTCGGCCAATGGAGTCACCAGAATCACGTTCAGCCGCG CAGCTCCTGGCCCCGCCCCCTCTGTCGTCACCACCCCaggtgtgacatcatcagcgcCGACGTCCGACCCCACCAGAGTGGTGATGAGTGTGGAGGAGTTTTACTACGGAACTTATGAGGGCGACTTGAGTCTGAGGAAACCTCAACCACTGGGGATCAAGACCTGCACTTTCACCTGCCAGAGCTGCTCACACCTGGCTGAGAACAACCTGAG gttgaTGCAGCACATGCTCCAGCACTCAGAGCTGATTGGAGCACGAGGAGCAGGTGATGAGAGGACGTGCTGCAGGTTCTGTTACCGACAGTTCTCGTCTCGCAGTCAGCTGCAGAGCCACCAGGAGCAGGTGCATGGCCCCACCCTCTCCTCCA GTATGTGTCGTATTTGTGAGTGGGCGTTTGAGAACGAGCCGGCCTTCTTGAACCACATGAAGTCCAACCACAAACCAGGAGAGATGCCCTACGTCTGCCAA GTGTGTTCGTTTCGCTCGTCCTTCTACTCGGACGTAGTGCAGCACTTCGCCAGCTTTCACAGAGAGTCTCGCTtcctgttgtgtgttttctgcctGAAAGTGACCAGAAACCCCACCAGCTACCAGCAGCACCTGCTGAAACACCAG GTCAACCAGGCCTTCCACTGTAACAGGTGTCGTCTTCAGTTCGTCTTCCTGAAGgacaaaatgcagcacaaactgGAAAACCACCGCAGCTTCCGGCGACCTGCGAGGCTCGACGGACTGCCaccagggtcaaag GTGACGATCAGGACTTACGGGAAGATTAGGTCTCTGGGATCAGGAGGTAGCCGACCTTTCCAGAGCCCCGCCTCCCTCATCCAGCCAATCAACATCAAGACAGAGAAGTCTCCGACCCAGAGGAGCCCTCCCTTCCAGAAATCACCTCGATCACCAACCAAGAAACCGGTCAGCCGCAGAGTCCACAACAG GTCTTCCTCATATGATGGAGACCGGTTGGTGTGTTTGGAGTGTGGAACCGACGCCTCTGACTTCTCGGCTCACTACCCAACTCACGTGACCTGTCTCCTGTGTCCctacagcagctgctgctccaGGGCCTACGCTACCCACATGATCCA tcACCACGTGCCGCCATCCAAAGACAAAGTTCTTCCTCTGCACCGACTGCCTCCTCCATG tgtgttccTGCTGCAGTGCTCTAACTGTGAATACAAGCCTCACACTGCAGATCAGATGGCTGACCACCTGCTGATGAACCCAGATCACTACAGGGCCACCTGTCGAACCAGGA CCTACATTGAACCTGACATCCAGTTCTGCCACAGTGAAGATCAGCGCTCAGAAGAGAGGGAAACAGCCCAGAACAAGGACTTGCCTGATCCATCCTGGAGGTTAGCAGAGTGTTGGAAAAATCCATCAGCGAGCAACAGCTCCAAGTCCCCCATCATGTCGTTCACACAGACCAGTGGGCCTCGTCACTTCCTGTCCAAGAACACAGACGCCATCGACTTCTTTAACCTGCTCTTTCCTTCAGCACTTGTAGAGCTGATCACCAACGAGACCAACACCCATGTCAAGACCTCTCAGTTCCTGGGCGCCTGCTACCCAGACTGGGTCCCTGTCACAACCCATGAGATCAAAGGTTTCATCGGCCTGGTCATTCTGATGGGGATCCAGAATCTTCCTGACCTTTCACATTACTGGTCCTGGAATCACTACGACAATAGCTATACCTTCTACCGCGCCATGAGCTTCAAACGCTTCAAGCAGATTGCTGCCAGTATCCGCATGGGCAGCTTTGCCACAGATGAGTATCGTGGCATCAGTAACCCCAGTGACCCGCTGCACATCTTCAGGCAGATGCTGGATATTCTGGGTGGAGCTATGTGGGACGCCTACAAGCCGAATTGCTGCCTGAGCATCGACAGAGCGCTACTGCCCAGCTTGGAGGAGGAGCACTGCAATGCCAAAGGGAATCCAAAGACCCAACCTCAGGTGTGGCTGCTCTGTGATTCCAAGTCCGGCTACTGCCACCGCTTCTTCATCCAGGTGGGGGAGAAGGTGGGCCAGGAGCCGGGCTTCACTGTGGTGCCGGAGCTGGTGAAGGATCTGGAGGACAAACACCACCAACTTTACCTGGCTAATTCGCTTACGTCTGTCCCACTCATGCAGAAGCTTCTGGATCAGGGCATCTATGCCTCCAGCTCCTTCCCTCCACGTAATTCCATCCTGCCCAAAGAGTTGTGGGAGGAGGGCCAGCTTGAGAAACCTGGGGACTTCCTGCAGAGACAGTTTGGCCCCCTGCTGGCCACTCGCTGGAGGGACACCAAAGAAATGGGCTGCCTGTCAACTAATGCAGCTCCAGGTGAACAGGACACTGTTTGGAGGAGGTCTCAGACCAAAGCGGGTGAACTGGACCCTATTGCCCGCCCCATAGCCTTCAGCCTCCTGCAGGAGAACATGCGAGGGGTTGACATCTGCAAACAGTTGCTAGCCTGCAACCCTCTGGGAGGAATCACTCAGGACCGACACTGGCGCAGCCTCTTTTGGTTTCTGGTCAACCTGAGCATTGTCAACGCCTTCATCGTACTGCGGGAGAGCCGCAAAGAGAACCCACCGGCCTGGGTGCAAGACGGCCTTTTCACTCAAGTTAACTTCAGAAAGCGATTGGGAAACCAGCTCGCCAAATGTGCTCAGAAATACTTTGAGACCATGGAGATTGCCAGCTCGCGCGGGATGAGGGTAGAGGCACCAGAGGAAAAGGTTAAAGAAAGACACAGGATGGTGAAGCTTAGCGCCATCTCCAAGAGGTGCAAGAACTGCAACTTGAAGAACATCCGCCATGAGAGTGTGTACGGCTGCGTCATCTGTCAAGCAAACCTGTGCAATCAGTCCAACTGCTTCTGGGAATATCACGGCCTGTCACCTGTAAACAAAG GATCAGCAAAGGTTGGATTTATCAAGGACAAAATAAG AAAATCATCTGATGAAGATTCAGACACAAGTTGGGAACCGGATACTTCTCCTCCAGTCAGCAAGCGGCCACGtacagaggagcagcaggacAGTACCTCATCAGGAGAGGAGTCCTATTCCCCAAATCGCTCGAGAAGTAGTGCCAGCAGGAGACCAAGAGGCAGAGGACGGGGCAGAGGACGAGGACGAGGAcgagggagagggagatggagagggagatggagaggcAGCCACAGTCAAACTAGGTTGTCAACCAGTACATCTGGAGAGAAATGGAATGATGCTGACGACCTAGACATAACACCACCACAGCCCACCTTCAAACCCTCCCGTCCACCAGGACCCCAGCTCAAATGTTCATACCCATACACGGCCTTGCAGCTTTTCCAGCTCTTTTTTACTAACTCTATTTTAAAGACAGTAATTCAAAACACCAATGAGTTTGGCTTGAGGCACCACTCAACACGCACCGACCCATGGATCAATCTGACATTACAGgacatgttttcattcatgtccTTGGTCATCTTCATGGGTGTAGTAGTATGCCCCACATATACTGATTATTGGCGAGGGGGTAACCTCTATAGCTTGAAGTTCCCAAGATGGGTAATGACCAGTAAGATGTTTGAGAGGATCTGCAAGTCCCTTCACCTCAGTAGCTCAGTGAAGGAGGCTGctaacaggaggaggagaggcacaGCAGCCTTTGATCATCTTTGCAAAATAAAGCCCCTCTATAAGGAGATGAGGGAAGCCTGCAAAAAGAGCTATCATCCTAACCAGGAGATTGCCATTGATGAGCAAATGGTTGCCCCCAGCTCCCACACTGGGCTAAAACAGTATGTGAAAGATAAGCCTGTTTGCAGGGGATATAAACTCTTTATTTTGGTGGACTCCAAGAGTGGTTATACGTGGGACTTCCTTGTCCACAAGGGAAACATCCAGGGCAACAGTGGCAAGGGGCTCAGTTATGAGCCAGTGATGGAGCTAATGGACACACAAAGGCTGGGCACCGGCTACAAGCTCTTTGTCGACAGTTTTTTCACAAGTTCCACCCTTTTCCGTGACCTCCTTCATAAGAGGATCTGGGCGTGTGGAACCATCCGCAGGAACAGAATTGAATACCCCAAAACAAACGACAACAGTCTGGATTCAAAGTCTCCCTGCGGAAGTATACGGTGGATCAGGAAGGACTCTGTCCTCTTTGTCCATTGGCGAAACCAGAGGGACATCTTCATTTGTTCAACACTCCACACAGCTCATGAAAAGGACATAGTGCAAAGGAGAGTCCAAGGTGCTGATGGGCACTCCGTGCTGAAGGACATCCCTGTTCCACTAGCAGTGAAGGATTACAGCCG GTGCACAAGTAGAGTGGATCTCACTGACAGCCTGGATAGGTACTACACAATCCTCCACAAGACCAGGAAGTGGTATAAGTGGTTCTTTTATCATTTCCTGGACATTGCAATCGTGAATGCCTTTCTCCTCCACAAAGAAATTGCGAAGGTTCAAGGATGGCTACCTAAGACTCAAAAGGTGTTCAGAGAAACCCTCGCTCAGGAGCTGGCAGAGGCAGGGTCTACCGCTGATgaaccaccaccacctcctgacGCACCACATCACAGGCCAGTGCACATCAGTGGGCACAGCACCACCGGTCGGTTGAAGTGCAGGCACTGCCAAATGAAGACACCCGTGAAGTGCTCCTCCTGCGATGTACCGTTGTGCTTAATTCCCGGTCGTGATTGCTACAATACCTGGCATGATGCgcaaaaactgtaa